In one window of Gossypium arboreum isolate Shixiya-1 chromosome 4, ASM2569848v2, whole genome shotgun sequence DNA:
- the LOC108459871 gene encoding extradiol ring-cleavage dioxygenase-like — protein MASTMKDTFYISHGAPTLAIDESLPARSFLQSWKDKVFPQKPKAILVISGHWDTSFPAVNIVHRNDTIYDFYGFPDRMYKLKYPAPGAPELALRVKELLMGSGFKRVDEDRERGLDHGAWVPLMLMYPEADIPVCQLSVQSKRDGNYHYNLGKALAPLKGEGVLIMGSGSATHNLRAPRIVDGIVPWALEFDTWLKDALLQGRYEDVNCYQEKAPHAKMAHPCPDHFYPLQVAMGAAGENAKAKLIHHSWQLGSLSYASYQYNSAS, from the exons ATGGCGTCGACGATGAAGGATACTTTCTACATATCACACGGAGCACCGACGCTGGCCATAGATGAGTCGCTTCCCGCCAGGTCTTTCTTGCAGTCATGGAAGGACAAAGTGTTCCCCCAAAAACCCAAAGCCATCCTCGTCATTTCTGGTCACTGGGACACTTCCTTTCCCGCCGTTAACATCGTTCACCGCAATGATACAATCTATGATTTCTATGGTTTCCCTGACCGTATGTACAAG CTGAAATATCCGGCACCAGGGGCGCCAGAGTTGGCACTAAGAGTGAAGGAATTGCTGATGGGATCCGGTTTCAAGCGTGTTGATGAAGATAGAGAACGTGGGCTGGACCATGGTGCTTGGGTTCCACTCATGCTCATGTATCCGGAGGCTGATATTCCAGTTTGCCAACTCTCTGTTCAGTCAAAAAGGGATGGCAATTACCACTACAACTTGGGAAAGGCTTTGGCCCCTCTCAAAGGTGAAGGTGTTCTTATCATGGGTTCTGGATCCGCCACTCATAACTTGAGGGCCCCTAGAATTGTAGATGGTATTGTTCCATGGGCTTTGGAGTTTGATACTTGGCTTAAAGATGCTCTCCTTCAAGGAAG ATATGAAGATGTGAACTGCTATCAAGAGAAGGCACCGCATGCGAAGATGGCTCACCCATGCCCGGACCACTTCTATCCGTTGCAAGTAGCCATGGGTGCTGCTGGTGAAAATGCAAAGGCCAAACTTATCCATCACAGCTGGCAACTTGGTTCCCTTTCCTATGCTTCTTACCAGTACAACTCAGCCAGCTGA
- the LOC108458022 gene encoding extradiol ring-cleavage dioxygenase-like: MALSMKDTFYISHGAPTLAIDESIPAKHFLQSWKDKVFPQKPKAILVISGHWDTSFPAVNIVHRNDTIYDFYGFPDAMYKLKYPAPGAPELALRVKELLMGSGFKRVDEDRERGLDHGAWVPLMLMYPEADIPVCQLSVQSKRDGNYHYNLGKALAPLKDEGVLIMGSGSATHNLRALRMVDGIVPWALEFDTWLKDALLQGRYEDVNCYQEKAPHAKMAHPWPDHFYPLHVAMGAAGENAKAKLIHHSWQLGALSYASYQFNSAS, encoded by the exons ATGGCGTTGTCGATGAAGGATACTTTCTATATATCACACGGAGCACCGACGCTGGCCATAGACGAGTCGATTCCCGCCAAGCATTTCTTGCAGTCATGGAAGGACAAAGTGTTCCCCCAAAAACCCAAAGCCATCCTCGTCATTTCTGGTCATTGGGACACTTCCTTTCCCGCCGTTAACATCGTTCACCGCAATGATACAATCTATGATTTCTATGGTTTCCCTGACGCTATGTACAAG CTGAAATATCCGGCACCAGGGGCGCCAGAGTTGGCACTAAGAGTGAAGGAATTGCTGATGGGATCCGGTTTCAAGCGTGTTGATGAAGATAGAGAACGTGGGCTGGACCATGGTGCTTGGGTTCCACTCATGCTCATGTATCCAGAGGCTGATATTCCAGTTTGCCAACTCTCTGTTCAGTCAAAAAGGGATGGTAATTACCACTACAACTTGGGAAAGGCTTTGGCCCCTCTCAAGGATGAAGGTGTTCTTATCATGGGTTCTGGATCCGCCACTCATAACTTGAGGGCCCTTAGAATGGTAGATGGTATTGTTCCATGGGCTTTGGAGTTTGATACTTGGCTCAAAGATGCTCTCCTTCAAGGAAG ATATGAAGACGTGAACTGCTATCAAGAGAAGGCACCGCATGCGAAGATGGCTCACCCATGGCCGGATCACTTCTATCCGTTGCATGTAGCCATGGGTGCTGCTGGTGAAAATGCAAAGGCCAAACTTATCCATCACAGCTGGCAACTTGGTGCTCTTTCCTATGCTTCTTACCAGTTCAACTCAGCCAGCTGA